Within Claveliimonas bilis, the genomic segment CTCTTTTAAAAGAAGGCGGTTATCCGACAGACTATCTCGATCTTCATTATACCTGCCCCGACTGCCGCGATACCGGCTATATCGGCACACGGAAGTGCCATTGTTTTCAGAAAGCAGTGATCGACCTGCTCTATACGCAGTCCAATCTTCAGGGTATCCTGAAAAAGGAGAATTTTGACACCTGCTCTCTGGAATACTATTCGGGAAGCCACATTGATCCCCTGACAGGGCGTTCCTCTCTGGAAGCCATGCAGATTGCCCTTCGGTCCTGCCATGAATTTGTAGATACTTTTTCATCTGAATTTCGGAATCTGCTTCTTTACGGCGATACGGGAGTCGGAAAATCTTTTCTCTCCCATTGCATCGCAAAAGAGCTGCTTGATCAATCTTTTTCCGTAATTTACTTTACAGCAGCCCGACTTTTTGATATCTTTGCTAAGAACACGTTTCACCGTGAAGAAGAAGCCGAGATGGATTATGAACACATTTACAACTGTGATCTGCTGATCATTGACGATCTGGGAACAGAAATGAGCAACCGCTTTACAGTATCACAGCTGTTTGTCTGCCTGAACGAAAGGATTTTGCGGCAGAAATCTACTCTGATCTCCACAAATCTTGCCCTGGAGGATCTGAAAAATATTTATTCGGAACGGATTTTTTCAAGAATTACCAGTTCTTATACCGTTCTTCGACTGACCGGTGACGATATTCGCATACAGAAAAAACTGATGAACAGAATATAATTTTAGGAGGTACTGTAACTTATGCTGCGCCGCACTGAACGAAACTTGGAAAACATTCCCGTTGGAGCACTTGGGATCATTGCCCTTGACGGGTGCGAGGAAATGGGAAACCGGGTAAACGATTATCTGGTGAAATGGAGAAGAGAGGACGGACATATCCACAAAAACGACGTCGTTTTCAGCGGGTATGAAAGAGATAATTATCTGATCAACGCAAAGGTTCCCCGCTTCGGATCCGGAGAAGCCAAGGGTATCATCGGAGAATCCGTACGCGGAAAAGATATTTATCTTATGGTAGATGTCTGCAACTACAGCCTGACCTATTCTCTGTCCGGACACACAAACCACATGTCCCCGGACGATCACTTTCAGAATCTGAAAAGAATCATTGCCGCCATCGGAGGCAAGGGCCGGCGCCTTAACGTGATCATGCCTTTCCTTTACGAAAGCCGCCAGCACAAGAGAAGCAGCCGTGAATCCCTGGACTGCGCTCTCGCGCTTCAGGAACTGGTACGCATGGGCGTGGACAATATCATCACTTTCGACGCTCATGATCCCCGTGTACAGAATGCGATCCCTTTAAGCGGATTTGAAACTGTCCGCCCGACTTATCAGTTTGTAAAGGGACTTCTGCGACATGTAAAAGATCTTCAGATCGACAGCCAGCACATGATGGCCATCAGCCCTGATGAAGGAGCAACAGGACGCGCCGTGTATCTTGCCAACGTGCTGAACCTTGATATGGGTATGTTCTACAAACGCCGTGATTACACCCGTATCGTAAACGGACGCAATCCGATTGTTGCCCACGAATTTCTGGGGTCTTCTGTGGAAGGAAAAGACGTCATCATTCTGGATGATATGATCTCCTCCGGAGACAGTATCCTGGATGTTGCCCGCCAGCTGAAACAGAGGAAGGCAAAACGGATTTATGCCGCTGCTACCTTCGGCTTATTTACAAACGGTATGGAAAAATTTGACCAGGCCTATGAAGAAGGGATCATAAACGGAATCCTTACAACAAATCTTATTTACCAGACGCCTGAGCTTCTTTCCCGTCCGTACTATATCAACTGTGATATGAGCAAGTATATTGCGCTTATGATCGATACGCTGAACCACGACGGTTCTATCAGCAGCATTCTGAATCCTGTTGACCGCATCCAGAATGTTGTCGACAAATACCGCCGCGGCGAAGAAATCTAATATTTAAAATATATTATTTTTTCTGAAGCTTTTTAGGGTGAGTGTACACACTTTGTATGCTCACTCTTTTTTGATTATATCCATCCAGGAAACTGCCGATCTTTCTGACCGCATCAGAAAGCACCTCTTTGTCCGGCAGCATGACGATCCGGAAATGATCAGGAGCATTCCAGTCAAACCCGCTTCCCGGAACGAGAAGGATATTTGTTGCATACAGAAGGTCCCTGGCAAATTTCTTATCATCTGTGATCTGGAATTTCCGGATATCCAATTTGGGAAAAATGTAAAACGCACCGCTGTTTTTTACAAAGGAAAGTCCGTTGATCTTTTTCAACTCATCTATTGTAGCTTTCCGCTGCTCATAAATCCTCCCGCCCGGTCTTACCATAGCTGCCGGAGTTTCCATATCCTCAAGGGCAGCCGGAATTACCATCTGACCCAATGTATTCGCGCATAGCCGCATAGAGGTAAGCTTAACGACTCCCTTCCTATATTCTTCTGTCAAATGGCGGGGGCCGCTTATCACCATCCAGCCGCAGCGGTATCCGCAGAGACAGTGGGATTTTGACAATCCATTCATAGTAACTACCGGAATATCTTCCGCCAGAGAAGCCAGGGAAATATGGGTGAGATCATCCATCACCAATCTGTCGTAAATCTCATCTACAAAGAGGATCAGATGAAATTCCCTTGCGATCTGGGCCAGCTGCCTTAAGACTTCTTCCGGATAAAGCGCTCCGGTAGGATTGTTAGGATTGATCACAACTAAAGCTTTTGTTTTCGGCGTGATCTTTGAGCGAATATCAGCCATGTCCGGATACCATTTTGACTGCTCATCACACAGATAGAAAACCGGCTTTCCGCCTGCCAGGTACACCGAATTTCCCCACAGTGAATAGCTGGGAGCCGGCACAAGCACTTCATCATTGTCATTCAGAAGAGGCGGCAGTGCAAAGGATACCACCTCGCTGACTCCATTTCCGATAAAGACATCCTCCGGTGTAATTCCTTTGATTCCCTTCTTCCTTTCATATTCACAGATCGCTTCCCGGGATTTCTTCATTCCCTGAAAATCACAATATCCCACTCCCTCTTCCAGATGTCCGGTCAGAGCGTTTTTAATGCTTTCCGGAAGCCCAAAGCCAAAAGCGGCCGGATTTCCCGTATTGAGTTTCAGCACCGGGATACCTTCCTCCTGCATTTTCATTGCTTCCACAAAAAGCGGGCCTCTGATATCGGAATGTACGTTGCTCATCTTTTCTGCCATTTTATAATTTTCCATAATACTGCCTCCTATGTATGATCCACTTTTTTGTCCGAACAAACTTTTTATTTGCCTTTATTATATAAACCCGCTATAATATATTCAAATATCTATAATTATATATATGTTATATAGTTTTGACTATAATATCAGCATCGTTTTGCCGTGGATCCCAAAGGAGGACGGAATGTTTACCTGGAAAAAGTATGTGTACGAAGTGTACCGCGAAAGAAGTTTTACAAAAGCGGCGCAGAATCTCTATATCAGTCAGCCATCCTTAAGCGCCCGCATCCGAAAGATAGAAGAGAGTATCGGTGTGCCTCTGTTTGACCGCAGCACCTCGCCCCTGCAGCTGACAGAAGCCGGCAAGGTCTATATCGAAGCAGCGGAAGAAATTTTTAAGATCGAACAACGTGTGGAAAATGATATGAATCATTTGAACAATCTGGAAACCGGACATTTATCCCTGGGCGGAAGCAACCTTTTCTCCGCCTACATCCTGCCCCCGCTTGTAACAAAATTCAAGCAGCGGTTCCCTCATGTGAATATCCGGCTGACGGAAGGAAACACAGCACAGCTGGAAGAACTTCTCGGCAACAACTCCCTGGATTTCGTAATTGACAACTATCACTATGACCACCTTTTATATGACCGGGAATTATACTGCAGTGAAAACATCCTTCTGGCTGTCCCGAAAAATGCCAATATAAATAGAGAGCTGTCCAGATATCAGCTCTCCTATGATGATGTGAAAAATCAGACATATCTCCGCCCGGAACATCCGGCAGTTCCTCTCAAGGCTTTCTCGGATCTGCCTTTTATTATGCTTTCTCCCGGCAACGACACAAGAAGCCGCGGTGAACGTTTATGCCAGAAAGCAGGCTTTTCACCAAATATCATTCTGGAGCTTGAGCAGCAGTCCACTGCATATATGGCGGCTTCTACCCAGCTTGGGGCAACCTTTATCAGCGATATACTGGTCCGTCAGCTTCCCTCTTTTGAAACATTAGTCTACTATAAGCTGGAAGGCGATGCCGCCAGACGGCAAGTGTATTTTTATTATAAAACCCACAAATTTAAGACTCGGGTCATGGAAGAATTCATTACGTTAATACATGAACAGAATGATCGATCCTCTCATGTTGCAGGATCTCTTCCTCCCGTTTCTGGCAGGTAAAGATCAGAATCTGCCTGTCCTGCCGCGCCAGCCATTGCAGTGTATTTTTCAGACGGCTTTCATCATAAAAAGCGAAGGTATCATCTAAAACCACCGGGTATACTTCTTCATACAGCAGATTTGCCGCCGACATCCTGAGCGCAAAATAGACCTGCTCCAGTGTGCCCGCGCTGACATGTTCTGCCGGGATTTTTCTTCCTTCACACAGAAAACTTAAGCGCAGATCTTCTTCCGTGATCAGTCTTGTATATTTTCCGCCCGTCACGCTGCTTATCACATCAGACGCTGTGCGGTTCAGATCCTGCTGAAGCTGTCCCTGCATCTTACCGGACACTTCCAACAGCCGCTGGGAAGCCAGCAAGACAGCTGCCTTTTTTTCTTCCAGTCTCTTATAAGACTGGTCAAATTCCTCCAGTTCGGCCAGCTGTTCCTGAAGATTTTCATACTGGATACGCTTTTCTTCTTTCTCATTAAAAAACAACGTCCTCTCCCAGAGGAGCTTCTCACGGGAAGACAGCTCTTCTTCAGGTGTGATCTCTTCCAGCATAAGCTCCGGAGGGGTTTTCTGCCTTTTCTTCCCTTCTTTCAGACGATTCCAACTGTAAATTCCGCCGATCAGTGCAATAATGATTGCCACCAGATAGTTCCATGGCCGTGCGATCAGCACGAAAGCCCCTACTATGACAAGTAAAATCCCCGCCACTTCCAGAGGATGGATCCTCCATTTGTTCGGGCGGATATCATCCAGGACACGGCGGTTTTCTTTTTCCTTCTCTTCCGCTTCTTTTCTCTCCAGCGCTTCATCTATCCGCTCCAGTTCTTCATCCAGTCGGTGCACATCCCGCCATATGTAGGAAGATTCCTGTTCCAGCTTTTCCCTTTGTCTCTGCTTTTTCTCCAGCTTCTCCTTCATCTGACGATCCAGCTGTTTCTTCTGTTCGTCCAGGGCATTCCTTGCCGCTGTTAAATTGAGCTCGCTGTCGCCTGTCACATAATAATTCGTAGCATAATCTTTCAGGCGGGCCGCCAGATTCCGGCCTGTACGCGCCCCTGCCTGCCCTATATACAGCGTATCCGAATATCCTTCCGGATCAAGTTCCGGAAGCAGCATCATAAGATCGCCCTGTTCCAACGAAAATTCTTCTCCGTCATCAAGACAGACAAGGGACGCCCGTTTGGAATATTTATCAAAGCTCCTCTCCAGGTGAAACCGCTTTTTCCCGCACTCAAATTCCATTGCCCCTGCATAATATCCCGGATTTTCCCACGGCTCATAGCGGGAAAATGTATCATTTGCTGCCGCCCTTCCCCGGCCTCTCTCCATACCAAAAAGCATACTCTTGATAAATGTGTGAATCGTTGTCTTTCCCGACTCATTTTCTCCGTAAAAGAGCTGTATCCCATCATTAAGCTCCAGGACCTCGTTCTGAAATTTTCCAAAATTTTGCAGCTCCAGCTTAAGAATCTTCATAACTCTCCCCTTTTGTCTCCATCAGCGCAAGTACCCCGGCACACAGCGCTTCATATTCCATACTGTCTTTTTCAGCATTTGCAAAGCTTGCGATATAACTTCCCAGCAAATTGTCCTTATTTTTTTCATATAGTTTTTCAAAGTCATAAGCCGGCTTTGTCTCATCTGTAATTTCTGCAATATTTCCATATACATCCATCTGAGTCAGGTCAAACCGGATCTCCGGATCACGATATCCTTTTAAAAGAAACTTATAAATGTTCTCTTTCCCGTTTTCTTCTATGGTTTTCTGAATCACGTTTCTTAAAGAAAATCCACTCATTTCCACCTTCACATTCAAAGCAAGATGAACATATTCCCTCGTTGCAAACGGGACAAATGTAAAGCGGCACCCCTCTTTTGTTATCTCCCCTCTGATATATCCATGCTTTCCCGTATCATTGATATCCGTAGGTTCCAGCGCTCCTGCATAAGCCGCTTTTCCCGGAATCAGACACGTTGGCTTGTGAATATGGCCAAGGGCCGTGTAGTCATAGCCTAATTTTTCTATCTTAGCCTTGTCAATGGGAAGATGCTCTTTATCCCCTCCATGGAGCAAAAGGATCTCATAATCCATTTCTCCCGAAGGCAAAGCTTTGTCATACAATGTTTCCGTAATCTTGCGCTCATGATAACTGCATCCGCAGACAGATGTTTTCAGCTTGGGAATCTGAACTTCAGATGGCTCCTTTCCTGCCAGCATATGAACATTCGGTTCCCAGTCAAAACGTCCGTAGTAAGCTCCCGGCTTGATATAATCATGGTTGCCGGCGATCATTACCACTTCTGTATAGGAGAGGGAGCCAAACATGTCGTTCACCTCTTTCAGTTCCCTTAAAAGCGGCTGCCGGTGAAAGAGGTCGCCGGCAATCAGGAGAAGATCTGTTTTCTCCTCCTCACATATCATGATTATCTTTCGAAATGTCTCCCAGATTTCGGTGTCCCGCTTTTCGCTGTAAGCCTTTCCTGCCTCTGGACGAACTCCTAAATGTACGTCTGCGATGTGAATGAATTTCAATTTCTTCTTTCTCCTCCTGCTTGTTTCTGGATGGAAGCAGCACAATAAATTGTGTTTGTTCATCGTCACTCTTTGCCATGATCCTGCCTCCATGGAGTTCTACGATTTCTTTGGCAATGGCAAGCCCCAAGCCTGCCCCTCCTGTTTCACTGGATCTGGAATCATCCAGCCGGTAGAATTTTTCAAATATTGTCTGCAGCTTTGTGCCTGGAATCCGTTCCCCCTGATTGGAAAAAATGATCTCAATATCATTTTTCTTCTTATGCGCCTCTATACGGATTTTTGTTCCTGCATAGCAGTAGGCAATTGCATTTCTTAAAATATTATCAAATACCCGGGCAAGCTTGTCCGGATCTCCATATATATTCAGATTGTCCTCTGCCTCTACTTCGCAGGTCAGATCCTTTTCCTGCAGGACCGCATAGAGTTCATCCGCAATCTGTTCCAGCATCATGGATAGATTTACTTCTACCGGCTCCAGCTCAATATCCTGGAGATTAAATTTTGTAATATCAAAAAATTCGTTGATCAGTTCTCCCAGACGAATCGCTTTTTCCAGAGAAATATGGGTATATTTTTCTCTTTCCTCCCGGGGCATATCAGGATGCGCCTCCAGCATAGCAAGATAAGCCACAATGGATGTAAGGGGTGTTTTCAGATCGTGGGCAAGAAACAAAACCAGGTCATTCTTCTTCTTTTCTCCTTCAATTGCTTCCAATTCCTGACGCTTCAGCGTCGCCTTGATTTCATTGAGACGGATCTCAATAGGTTTAAGCTCCGTGATCAGATGGATCGGCTCTGTAGATTCTGAAATAATGTTTTCAATTCCATCCCCTACCTGATCCAGGTATTTCGTCATCTTTGACAGCGCCACATAAAAGAAAAGCGCAAAAAGAAGAAGGAAGCCCAGGATCATAAAAAATACCTTATTATCTCCCAACAGACGCCAATA encodes:
- a CDS encoding ribose-phosphate pyrophosphokinase, coding for MLRRTERNLENIPVGALGIIALDGCEEMGNRVNDYLVKWRREDGHIHKNDVVFSGYERDNYLINAKVPRFGSGEAKGIIGESVRGKDIYLMVDVCNYSLTYSLSGHTNHMSPDDHFQNLKRIIAAIGGKGRRLNVIMPFLYESRQHKRSSRESLDCALALQELVRMGVDNIITFDAHDPRVQNAIPLSGFETVRPTYQFVKGLLRHVKDLQIDSQHMMAISPDEGATGRAVYLANVLNLDMGMFYKRRDYTRIVNGRNPIVAHEFLGSSVEGKDVIILDDMISSGDSILDVARQLKQRKAKRIYAAATFGLFTNGMEKFDQAYEEGIINGILTTNLIYQTPELLSRPYYINCDMSKYIALMIDTLNHDGSISSILNPVDRIQNVVDKYRRGEEI
- a CDS encoding aminotransferase class I/II-fold pyridoxal phosphate-dependent enzyme — encoded protein: MENYKMAEKMSNVHSDIRGPLFVEAMKMQEEGIPVLKLNTGNPAAFGFGLPESIKNALTGHLEEGVGYCDFQGMKKSREAICEYERKKGIKGITPEDVFIGNGVSEVVSFALPPLLNDNDEVLVPAPSYSLWGNSVYLAGGKPVFYLCDEQSKWYPDMADIRSKITPKTKALVVINPNNPTGALYPEEVLRQLAQIAREFHLILFVDEIYDRLVMDDLTHISLASLAEDIPVVTMNGLSKSHCLCGYRCGWMVISGPRHLTEEYRKGVVKLTSMRLCANTLGQMVIPAALEDMETPAAMVRPGGRIYEQRKATIDELKKINGLSFVKNSGAFYIFPKLDIRKFQITDDKKFARDLLYATNILLVPGSGFDWNAPDHFRIVMLPDKEVLSDAVRKIGSFLDGYNQKRVSIQSVYTHPKKLQKK
- a CDS encoding LysR family transcriptional regulator; amino-acid sequence: MFTWKKYVYEVYRERSFTKAAQNLYISQPSLSARIRKIEESIGVPLFDRSTSPLQLTEAGKVYIEAAEEIFKIEQRVENDMNHLNNLETGHLSLGGSNLFSAYILPPLVTKFKQRFPHVNIRLTEGNTAQLEELLGNNSLDFVIDNYHYDHLLYDRELYCSENILLAVPKNANINRELSRYQLSYDDVKNQTYLRPEHPAVPLKAFSDLPFIMLSPGNDTRSRGERLCQKAGFSPNIILELEQQSTAYMAASTQLGATFISDILVRQLPSFETLVYYKLEGDAARRQVYFYYKTHKFKTRVMEEFITLIHEQNDRSSHVAGSLPPVSGR
- a CDS encoding ATP-binding protein yields the protein MKILKLELQNFGKFQNEVLELNDGIQLFYGENESGKTTIHTFIKSMLFGMERGRGRAAANDTFSRYEPWENPGYYAGAMEFECGKKRFHLERSFDKYSKRASLVCLDDGEEFSLEQGDLMMLLPELDPEGYSDTLYIGQAGARTGRNLAARLKDYATNYYVTGDSELNLTAARNALDEQKKQLDRQMKEKLEKKQRQREKLEQESSYIWRDVHRLDEELERIDEALERKEAEEKEKENRRVLDDIRPNKWRIHPLEVAGILLVIVGAFVLIARPWNYLVAIIIALIGGIYSWNRLKEGKKRQKTPPELMLEEITPEEELSSREKLLWERTLFFNEKEEKRIQYENLQEQLAELEEFDQSYKRLEEKKAAVLLASQRLLEVSGKMQGQLQQDLNRTASDVISSVTGGKYTRLITEEDLRLSFLCEGRKIPAEHVSAGTLEQVYFALRMSAANLLYEEVYPVVLDDTFAFYDESRLKNTLQWLARQDRQILIFTCQKREEEILQHERIDHSVHVLT
- a CDS encoding DNA repair exonuclease, which produces MHIADVHLGVRPEAGKAYSEKRDTEIWETFRKIIMICEEEKTDLLLIAGDLFHRQPLLRELKEVNDMFGSLSYTEVVMIAGNHDYIKPGAYYGRFDWEPNVHMLAGKEPSEVQIPKLKTSVCGCSYHERKITETLYDKALPSGEMDYEILLLHGGDKEHLPIDKAKIEKLGYDYTALGHIHKPTCLIPGKAAYAGALEPTDINDTGKHGYIRGEITKEGCRFTFVPFATREYVHLALNVKVEMSGFSLRNVIQKTIEENGKENIYKFLLKGYRDPEIRFDLTQMDVYGNIAEITDETKPAYDFEKLYEKNKDNLLGSYIASFANAEKDSMEYEALCAGVLALMETKGESYEDS
- a CDS encoding sensor histidine kinase, translating into MKNNYRKLKFSILLQTVLVTALTVLVGGFLLNYVIDGVYNDSFATTFVKVLVAFDVEEQTAIDLYWRLLGDNKVFFMILGFLLLFALFFYVALSKMTKYLDQVGDGIENIISESTEPIHLITELKPIEIRLNEIKATLKRQELEAIEGEKKKNDLVLFLAHDLKTPLTSIVAYLAMLEAHPDMPREEREKYTHISLEKAIRLGELINEFFDITKFNLQDIELEPVEVNLSMMLEQIADELYAVLQEKDLTCEVEAEDNLNIYGDPDKLARVFDNILRNAIAYCYAGTKIRIEAHKKKNDIEIIFSNQGERIPGTKLQTIFEKFYRLDDSRSSETGGAGLGLAIAKEIVELHGGRIMAKSDDEQTQFIVLLPSRNKQEEKEEIEIHSHRRRTFRSSSRGRKGLQRKAGHRNLGDISKDNHDM